Proteins encoded within one genomic window of Pectobacterium araliae:
- the pgaB gene encoding poly-beta-1,6-N-acetyl-D-glucosamine N-deacetylase PgaB, with product MSFIRLRNFVMTLGVLMITACAHSVDVKYSSPAERPILVKEQPWKANQYVVIAYHDVADEGADQRFMAVRTQALNEHFSWLRENGYHPVSVDDILAAGSGGKPLPDRAVLLTFDDGYSSFYHRVYPLLKAYGWPAVLAPVGRWLDTPENQAVDFSGVQLPRDYFLTWQQVSEMAQSGLVEIGAHTYDLHKGIQANPQGNMEPAAVTRRYFPESKRYETRDEYRTRFAHDTDLITKRITDATGKKPRVWVWPYGAVGGDALSIVKQHGYQLALTLGGGPASTDSPYNVPRILINNNPDVQQFALLVSYVREPEVIRVAHIDLDYVYDTDKAQQSRNVDALIQRIADLRINTVYLQAFSDPNGDGNVQSLYFPNRWMPVREDLFNHVAWQLASRALVSVYAWMPVLAFDMDDETLQRVERIDSESGQRSINHSQYRRLSLWDAEARRRITDIYEDLSAHAMFGGILFHDDAVLADDEDASYQAIQAYQEAGFPDTIVSIRRDPQLTARWTRFKSKALTDFTLELAARVHEVRGPQVQTARNIFALPAIEPESEAWFSQNLDDFLAAYDWVAPMAMPLMENVASRDSDAWLQKLVQEVARRPGALNKTVFELQARDWRVPGEPWLDTAQLVKWMTVLQLNGAKNYGYYPDDFLNNKPELESIRPMISSEWYPLP from the coding sequence ATGTCATTCATACGATTACGAAACTTTGTGATGACGTTGGGGGTGTTAATGATCACCGCCTGTGCGCATTCCGTTGACGTGAAATATAGCTCGCCAGCAGAACGCCCTATCTTGGTCAAAGAACAGCCTTGGAAGGCTAATCAATATGTTGTTATCGCTTATCACGACGTTGCGGATGAGGGTGCCGATCAGCGGTTTATGGCGGTACGAACTCAAGCACTTAATGAACACTTTAGCTGGCTGAGGGAAAATGGTTACCACCCGGTGTCCGTTGATGACATTCTGGCAGCGGGTTCTGGAGGGAAACCGCTCCCGGACAGGGCGGTGTTACTGACCTTTGATGATGGTTACAGCAGTTTTTATCATCGCGTTTACCCTCTCCTGAAAGCTTATGGGTGGCCAGCGGTACTGGCACCCGTTGGGCGCTGGCTGGACACACCAGAAAACCAGGCAGTGGATTTTAGCGGTGTTCAATTACCCCGTGACTATTTTCTTACCTGGCAGCAAGTCAGTGAAATGGCGCAATCTGGCCTGGTAGAAATTGGGGCACATACTTATGACTTACATAAAGGGATTCAGGCAAACCCGCAGGGGAATATGGAACCTGCCGCCGTCACTCGCCGCTATTTTCCAGAGAGTAAGCGATACGAAACGCGTGATGAGTATCGTACACGTTTTGCGCATGATACGGATCTTATTACGAAAAGAATCACTGACGCGACGGGGAAAAAACCGCGGGTTTGGGTCTGGCCTTATGGCGCGGTGGGGGGCGATGCGTTAAGCATTGTTAAGCAGCACGGCTATCAGCTAGCACTAACGCTTGGAGGTGGGCCTGCATCGACTGACTCGCCGTATAACGTTCCTCGGATACTGATTAACAATAATCCTGATGTACAGCAGTTTGCGCTGTTGGTTAGTTATGTCCGAGAACCCGAGGTTATACGGGTCGCGCATATCGATCTGGATTATGTTTATGACACCGATAAAGCGCAGCAGTCGCGTAATGTAGATGCATTAATTCAACGCATTGCCGACTTGCGTATTAACACCGTTTATCTTCAGGCGTTCTCCGATCCAAACGGTGATGGCAATGTCCAGTCACTTTATTTCCCTAATCGCTGGATGCCCGTCCGAGAAGACTTATTCAATCATGTGGCCTGGCAACTAGCCTCGCGGGCGCTTGTTAGCGTTTATGCCTGGATGCCGGTGCTGGCTTTTGATATGGATGACGAGACGTTACAGCGGGTTGAGCGGATCGACAGTGAGAGCGGGCAACGTAGTATCAACCACAGCCAATATCGGCGTTTATCGCTATGGGATGCGGAGGCCAGAAGACGCATTACTGATATTTATGAGGATCTTTCCGCCCACGCCATGTTTGGCGGTATCTTATTCCATGACGATGCCGTACTTGCAGACGATGAAGATGCAAGCTATCAGGCTATACAGGCATATCAAGAGGCCGGATTCCCTGACACGATTGTCAGTATTCGTCGCGACCCCCAGCTTACGGCACGCTGGACGCGGTTTAAAAGTAAAGCGTTAACGGACTTTACGCTTGAGCTAGCCGCTCGTGTGCATGAGGTCCGAGGCCCGCAAGTTCAGACTGCACGCAACATTTTCGCGCTCCCCGCTATCGAGCCAGAGAGTGAAGCATGGTTCTCCCAAAATCTGGATGACTTCCTTGCCGCTTATGATTGGGTTGCCCCCATGGCCATGCCATTGATGGAAAACGTTGCGTCCAGAGACAGCGATGCGTGGTTGCAAAAACTGGTACAAGAAGTAGCTCGTCGCCCCGGCGCACTGAATAAAACGGTATTTGAACTTCAGGCAAGGGATTGGCGTGTGCCGGGAGAACCGTGGTTAGACACTGCGCAATTGGTTAAATGGATGACCGTGTTGCAACTGAATGGTGCAAAAAATTACGGTTATTATCCGGATGATTTTCTTAACAATAAGCCTGAATTAGAAAGCATCCGCCCCATGATCTCATCAGAATGGTACCCACTGCCATGA
- a CDS encoding CsgG/HfaB family protein produces the protein MNKKVVLCSVFMSAALLSGCATESSRTIEAQKVTSYSTPYQGVRSPISVGKFENRSNYMNGIFSDGVDRLGNQSKTILVSHLQQSGRFNVLDRTNMEELKAEAGIKGQTQTLKGASYVITGDVTEFGRKEVGDHQLWGILGRGKTQVAYAKTTLNVVNVQTSEVVYSVQGAGEYALSNREIIGFGGTASYDSTLNGKVLDLAIREAVNNLVAGIESGAWRPAN, from the coding sequence ATGAATAAAAAAGTCGTTCTTTGTTCTGTATTCATGTCCGCTGCGTTACTGAGCGGATGTGCTACAGAGTCTTCCCGTACCATAGAAGCACAAAAAGTCACTTCTTACAGTACGCCTTATCAGGGGGTTCGCAGCCCGATTTCCGTCGGGAAATTTGAAAACCGCTCTAATTACATGAACGGTATTTTTTCTGATGGCGTTGACCGTTTAGGTAATCAATCCAAGACCATTCTTGTTAGCCATCTCCAGCAGAGCGGCCGCTTTAATGTGCTGGATCGCACTAATATGGAAGAGCTGAAAGCGGAAGCGGGTATTAAAGGGCAAACGCAGACGTTGAAAGGCGCTAGCTATGTTATTACCGGTGATGTAACCGAGTTTGGTCGCAAAGAAGTGGGTGATCATCAGCTGTGGGGCATCCTGGGTCGCGGTAAAACACAGGTTGCCTACGCAAAAACCACATTAAATGTGGTGAACGTACAAACCTCAGAAGTGGTGTACTCCGTACAAGGTGCGGGCGAATACGCCTTGTCCAACCGTGAAATTATCGGTTTTGGCGGCACGGCCAGCTATGACTCTACGCTAAATGGTAAAGTTCTGGATTTAGCTATTCGTGAGGCCGTCAATAATCTGGTTGCGGGCATTGAAAGTGGTGCCTGGCGTCCAGCGAACTAA
- the pgaA gene encoding poly-beta-1,6 N-acetyl-D-glucosamine export porin PgaA encodes MSVVHSHSSRFNPILFNLLKSLVYFFVSGSVVAAESHYDTLIINARQGDISPATSWLDGESRNRVLTVAEVTDWLLITSWAGKDTEVIRIWETYSPTMSLPNPAMSAAAKSYRNLRQWPLSVELWQRVLQRSPRDDDARSGLILTLADAGQTKTALELATSRVKRAPTASHWRELAWVQRIAGQHTDSLFSIVQAMRHAPQDKTLLSDYSDILSSNTISAPALKALEDGKPRIFQTDDRQRPRELDAAAELVRLAFIDSTTENERFVVADRALARYDRLMDQWRTLPSAKTSYRHARIDRLGALLVRYRMEDIISEYQSLLKEGEIPGYARCWVASAYLYLKQPEKAEQILRSVIQEDPAQRIQIVRKGDFFYSILESEKVEQAAQLSAQDEEKTPYKKRVYGLPTFIPNDDWVDIKYLRIQSLISHNDLPAAQRLVESLASSGPGNQALSISLAGVYLNRGWPRRAEALLKRAELLEARSFRLETYQGLTALELQEWRQLDQLTDDTKARYPDDFSVKRLARLRQVHHMAELRIAGTQGIKSDSPAKGMNDTDIDAVLYSPPFADHWRVFSGGAFNQSDFTEGRATHRILRGGVEFTNRDNWAEAEFSHRNFGFGSDIGARLSYRHDINDVWRVGLNAERLMRSTPLRALKNGVTANGGGGYVRWRQSERRSWQADLSNGWFSDGNRRQDYTLSGQERVFSSPFLTLDFTPSIGLGSNSKQGVPYYNPRNYVAVLPAVTLDHLLYRHYQTEWHQEINAGVGRYWQKGESAGAITTIGYGQRVRWNDVLDMGVSAQWDKRPYDGKREQNVSLSFDLNYRF; translated from the coding sequence ATGAGTGTTGTGCATTCTCATTCAAGCAGATTCAATCCAATATTATTTAACTTACTTAAATCATTAGTTTATTTTTTCGTTTCTGGCAGCGTAGTGGCGGCAGAATCTCATTACGACACGTTAATTATTAACGCCCGGCAAGGTGATATCTCCCCTGCGACGTCATGGCTTGATGGGGAATCCAGAAATCGCGTACTGACCGTAGCGGAGGTCACTGACTGGCTGCTAATTACCAGTTGGGCGGGAAAGGATACGGAAGTGATCCGAATTTGGGAAACCTATTCGCCAACGATGTCATTGCCCAATCCAGCAATGAGCGCGGCGGCTAAATCCTACCGTAACCTCCGCCAATGGCCGTTATCAGTGGAATTATGGCAGCGAGTTTTACAACGCTCCCCACGAGATGATGATGCGCGTAGTGGTTTGATACTCACCCTCGCCGATGCCGGACAGACAAAAACAGCGCTGGAACTCGCTACGTCTCGCGTTAAACGCGCGCCAACGGCAAGCCATTGGCGTGAATTAGCATGGGTGCAGCGTATCGCGGGGCAGCATACTGATTCCCTCTTTTCTATCGTTCAAGCCATGCGCCATGCACCGCAGGATAAAACGCTGCTTTCTGATTACAGCGATATACTTTCCAGTAATACGATTAGTGCACCTGCGTTGAAAGCATTGGAAGACGGTAAACCTCGTATCTTCCAGACTGATGACAGGCAACGCCCGCGAGAGTTGGATGCGGCGGCTGAGCTGGTCCGTCTTGCGTTTATCGACTCAACAACGGAAAACGAACGTTTTGTTGTGGCGGATCGCGCTTTGGCTCGTTATGACCGCTTGATGGATCAATGGCGAACGCTTCCTTCTGCGAAAACCAGCTATCGTCACGCTCGAATTGATCGGCTCGGTGCATTGCTCGTCCGCTATCGCATGGAGGATATTATTTCGGAGTATCAATCACTCCTAAAAGAAGGGGAGATTCCCGGCTATGCACGATGCTGGGTGGCTTCTGCCTATCTCTATCTGAAGCAACCTGAAAAAGCAGAGCAGATTCTTCGTTCGGTCATACAAGAAGATCCTGCTCAGCGCATTCAGATTGTACGGAAAGGCGATTTTTTCTACAGCATCCTGGAGAGTGAGAAAGTTGAACAGGCCGCGCAGCTGTCAGCTCAAGATGAAGAAAAAACGCCTTATAAGAAACGTGTTTATGGCCTGCCAACTTTCATACCTAACGATGATTGGGTTGATATCAAATATCTGCGTATACAGTCGCTGATTTCCCATAACGATCTGCCGGCTGCGCAACGATTGGTGGAAAGCCTGGCCTCTAGTGGGCCAGGGAACCAAGCGCTGAGCATCAGTTTAGCCGGGGTGTATCTAAACAGGGGATGGCCGCGTCGTGCCGAAGCGTTATTAAAGCGGGCTGAGTTGTTGGAAGCGAGATCGTTCCGGTTGGAAACCTATCAAGGACTCACCGCCTTGGAATTGCAGGAGTGGCGCCAGCTTGATCAGTTGACCGACGATACGAAAGCTCGCTATCCAGATGATTTTTCTGTGAAACGATTAGCGCGTTTGCGTCAGGTTCATCACATGGCGGAGCTGCGTATTGCTGGGACTCAGGGCATCAAGTCTGACAGTCCAGCCAAAGGAATGAATGACACGGATATTGATGCCGTGCTCTACAGCCCTCCGTTTGCCGACCATTGGCGAGTGTTTTCTGGAGGGGCTTTTAATCAAAGTGATTTCACGGAAGGGCGAGCTACTCATCGCATTCTGCGCGGTGGTGTGGAATTTACCAACCGCGACAATTGGGCTGAAGCTGAGTTTTCACACCGAAATTTTGGATTTGGCTCTGACATCGGTGCGCGCCTCTCTTATCGCCATGACATTAATGATGTTTGGCGTGTCGGTCTTAATGCTGAACGGCTAATGCGCAGCACACCGCTACGCGCACTTAAAAATGGCGTAACGGCGAATGGCGGTGGGGGATATGTCCGTTGGCGGCAAAGCGAACGGCGCTCATGGCAAGCAGATCTCTCGAACGGGTGGTTTTCTGATGGTAACAGACGTCAGGACTATACGCTGAGTGGGCAAGAGCGAGTCTTTTCATCACCGTTTTTAACGCTGGATTTCACCCCGTCAATCGGTTTGGGGTCAAACAGCAAGCAGGGCGTTCCTTATTACAATCCGCGGAATTATGTGGCTGTGCTACCCGCCGTCACCCTCGATCACCTGCTTTACCGACATTACCAGACGGAGTGGCATCAAGAGATAAACGCTGGCGTAGGGCGTTACTGGCAGAAAGGTGAATCCGCAGGGGCTATCACCACGATCGGATATGGGCAAAGAGTTCGGTGGAATGACGTACTGGATATGGGGGTGAGTGCCCAGTGGGATAAGCGGCCTTACGATGGCAAGCGGGAGCAGAACGTGTCGCTATCTTTTGATTTGAATTATCGGTTTTGA
- a CDS encoding DUF799 domain-containing protein → MNRFLGLCGLVFALVLTGCAKPVPYDYSSFKQSKPKSILVLPPVNHSPDVKAGYSLLSQVTYPLAESGYYVLPVAVVEETFKQNGLSTASDIHALSAAKLHQIFGADAALYLDVKEYGTSYIVINSETRVSADARLVDLRTGKLLWSGSATASSNEQQSSSNSGIIGALVQAAVNQIADTISDKGHDVAGVTSTRLLAAGHPRGMLYGPRSLQYGKETY, encoded by the coding sequence ATGAATCGTTTCTTAGGATTATGTGGTCTGGTGTTTGCACTTGTGCTGACTGGCTGTGCTAAACCCGTACCTTATGACTACTCGTCATTTAAGCAGAGCAAGCCTAAATCTATTCTGGTATTGCCGCCGGTTAACCATTCTCCTGATGTGAAAGCAGGCTATAGTCTGCTTTCACAGGTCACCTATCCACTGGCAGAGTCGGGTTATTACGTATTGCCTGTTGCGGTGGTGGAAGAAACGTTCAAACAGAATGGCTTGTCTACCGCGTCGGATATCCATGCGTTGAGCGCGGCTAAGTTGCACCAAATCTTTGGCGCTGATGCTGCATTGTATCTGGACGTGAAAGAGTACGGCACTTCATACATCGTGATTAATAGTGAAACCCGCGTTTCTGCGGATGCACGTCTGGTTGATTTGCGTACGGGCAAACTGCTGTGGAGCGGAAGTGCAACGGCTTCCAGCAACGAGCAGCAATCAAGTTCTAACAGCGGCATCATTGGTGCTCTGGTGCAGGCGGCGGTGAACCAAATTGCAGACACGATCTCTGACAAAGGTCATGATGTTGCGGGTGTGACGAGTACGCGCCTGCTGGCGGCGGGTCATCCACGCGGTATGCTGTACGGGCCTCGCTCATTGCAATACGGTAAAGAAACCTACTGA
- a CDS encoding GGDEF domain-containing protein, with translation MKIRTHELLIIFSSTLIMSYLGLSFRLLDDTSLFWPVDILLFCFLMRYRSRDTSIKNKLLHSVILCMIGFIGMLLPDIYLKNNQSFFEKVILCAISSIFFITAWMTLIIFLKTRGKTHSQLSKNYIFFIFISISVGSVFSAAFYGLYLLTNTDNENVFILSRKWFSEELSCGVIFVFLFLNMTKKKNNTFNISKNSIKAIIKKPLFILYPLIVIFFIASLNITLSVLAILPLIYLSLSHSFNKIIVMCSATGMALNYIYINRLLSVHEKIEKEYLFELSYLFQINTSVIIATVLIASFFINKNKKSIKRIELISNHDALTGMLNRRSLNQHMMNIINSMRGGENKMMSLLVLDIDHFKKINDTYGHDIGDNVIREFSATLKQHTRTQDLLCRWGGEEFLIIIQGLSVNGCLEIAERIRSIIEGSSLAISNGHTVRCTTSIGVSFFHLESLEDFHDAFKEADKLLYMAKEQGRNRVKSDTHVNSVQKLIS, from the coding sequence ATGAAAATTCGCACACATGAATTATTAATTATTTTCAGTTCAACCTTAATCATGAGTTACTTAGGTTTGTCTTTTCGGCTGCTTGACGATACCTCGCTATTCTGGCCAGTAGACATTCTCTTATTTTGCTTTCTTATGCGCTATCGCAGTCGAGATACAAGCATAAAAAATAAATTATTGCACAGCGTTATTTTATGCATGATCGGTTTTATCGGTATGTTACTACCCGACATTTATCTTAAAAATAATCAATCTTTTTTTGAGAAAGTCATTCTCTGCGCAATAAGTTCTATTTTTTTTATTACCGCATGGATGACATTAATAATTTTTTTAAAGACAAGAGGTAAAACGCATAGTCAGTTAAGTAAAAACTACATTTTTTTTATATTTATCTCTATTTCTGTAGGGTCTGTTTTTTCAGCAGCATTTTATGGGTTGTATTTATTAACAAACACCGACAATGAAAATGTTTTTATTCTCTCAAGAAAGTGGTTTAGTGAAGAGTTGAGCTGTGGTGTTATTTTTGTCTTTTTATTTCTAAACATGACAAAGAAAAAAAACAATACTTTTAACATATCAAAAAACTCAATTAAAGCAATCATAAAAAAACCATTATTTATACTTTACCCTCTTATTGTTATCTTTTTCATAGCATCGTTAAACATCACGCTAAGTGTATTGGCAATATTGCCATTGATTTATCTTTCTTTATCTCACTCATTTAACAAAATCATTGTAATGTGCTCAGCAACAGGCATGGCATTAAATTATATTTATATAAATAGATTGCTCTCTGTTCATGAAAAAATCGAAAAAGAATATTTATTCGAGCTATCTTATTTATTCCAAATTAACACCTCCGTTATTATCGCCACCGTACTTATTGCATCATTTTTTATTAACAAAAATAAAAAAAGCATTAAAAGAATAGAATTAATCAGTAACCATGATGCACTAACAGGCATGTTAAATAGGCGTTCACTCAATCAACACATGATGAATATCATTAATTCCATGCGTGGTGGAGAGAATAAAATGATGTCTCTGCTTGTTCTTGATATTGACCACTTTAAAAAAATTAATGATACCTATGGACATGATATAGGCGATAATGTCATCAGAGAATTTTCTGCGACCCTTAAGCAGCATACCCGAACTCAAGACCTGCTGTGCCGATGGGGAGGAGAGGAGTTTTTAATAATAATTCAGGGTCTCTCAGTAAATGGCTGCCTAGAGATAGCAGAGAGGATACGATCTATTATAGAAGGATCATCATTAGCTATTTCAAATGGTCATACTGTTCGATGCACAACCAGTATAGGTGTCAGTTTTTTTCATCTGGAAAGCCTTGAAGATTTCCATGATGCGTTTAAAGAAGCCGACAAATTATTGTACATGGCAAAAGAACAAGGGCGTAATCGCGTAAAATCGGACACTCATGTAAATTCGGTACAAAAACTAATATCATGA
- a CDS encoding MFS transporter, whose translation MQSPKKWLILAIVSSALFLIVIDMTVLYTALPTLTHDLHATASDKLWIVNIYALVASGLLLGMGTLGDKLGHKPLFISGLVVFCIASLLAAYSPTPGILIAARALLAVGAAMMMPATLSIIRLTFSDERERALAIGIWAAVASGGAAFGPVMGGILLEYFWWGSVFLINVPVVLLALIMGITVIPHRPGNASHRWDFIGSLLIMVGLIGVTYAIKELGKRVPSYNDTLIALLIGVAFITLFVRRQRNSTHPLVDFSLFRLRPFSAAVAAAIVAAAALIGMELAFTQRLQLVVGLSPLQAGLFILPLSLASFISGPLTGKILPHVNSGKILAAGLLISGLGMGSYLLLHNAPIIIQVISLTVIGAGVGSTMTAASSTIMQVAPAAKAGMAASIEEVSYELGGATGVTLMGSLLSFAYSATFMLPTGFTVPDTAYDSLDEALIFAESLPENMQRILIAQAHTAFDSGFSVVLAVATLILLLTSAFVWITRHNKRHRDQASDV comes from the coding sequence ATGCAATCACCCAAAAAATGGCTGATTTTGGCCATTGTTTCCAGTGCCCTGTTCTTGATTGTTATCGACATGACGGTGCTGTACACCGCGCTCCCAACGCTAACCCATGATTTGCACGCCACCGCATCGGATAAGCTGTGGATCGTTAATATCTATGCGCTGGTTGCTTCTGGCTTGCTGCTGGGCATGGGCACACTGGGTGATAAGCTAGGACATAAGCCTTTATTTATTTCTGGCCTGGTGGTTTTTTGTATAGCGTCATTGCTGGCGGCTTATTCGCCCACCCCCGGTATTCTTATCGCCGCGCGCGCGCTGCTGGCGGTAGGGGCAGCCATGATGATGCCTGCCACCCTCTCGATTATCCGTCTAACCTTCTCTGATGAACGGGAACGCGCGCTGGCGATTGGTATCTGGGCTGCGGTCGCATCCGGCGGTGCGGCATTTGGCCCCGTGATGGGCGGAATACTGCTTGAGTACTTCTGGTGGGGATCGGTTTTTCTCATTAATGTACCGGTTGTGCTGCTTGCGCTCATCATGGGAATCACCGTGATTCCACATCGGCCAGGTAACGCGTCACATCGCTGGGATTTCATCGGTTCTCTATTAATCATGGTGGGTTTAATTGGTGTGACCTATGCCATCAAAGAGTTGGGTAAGCGGGTTCCCTCTTATAACGATACGTTGATCGCTCTACTTATTGGCGTAGCATTCATTACTCTGTTCGTTAGGCGTCAACGTAACAGCACGCATCCTTTAGTAGACTTTTCCCTCTTCCGCCTACGGCCTTTCAGCGCTGCTGTAGCAGCGGCCATTGTGGCGGCCGCCGCATTGATCGGAATGGAACTGGCTTTCACACAGCGATTACAATTGGTGGTCGGGTTGTCCCCGTTGCAGGCCGGATTGTTCATTTTACCGCTCTCGTTGGCCTCCTTTATTTCCGGCCCGTTGACCGGAAAGATATTGCCGCATGTGAATAGCGGGAAAATACTGGCGGCAGGCCTGCTGATTTCGGGGCTGGGAATGGGCAGCTATCTGCTGCTGCACAATGCGCCCATTATCATACAAGTCATCAGCTTGACGGTGATTGGTGCTGGCGTGGGATCAACCATGACAGCCGCATCAAGCACCATCATGCAGGTTGCTCCCGCAGCAAAAGCGGGTATGGCAGCATCAATCGAAGAAGTGTCTTATGAATTAGGGGGCGCGACAGGAGTGACGTTGATGGGCAGTTTGCTGTCTTTCGCTTATTCCGCAACGTTTATGCTACCGACTGGGTTTACCGTACCGGACACCGCCTATGACAGTCTGGATGAAGCATTAATTTTTGCCGAATCCTTACCAGAAAATATGCAGCGGATACTTATCGCACAGGCACATACCGCTTTTGATTCCGGGTTTTCCGTCGTACTGGCAGTCGCAACGCTGATTCTGTTGCTAACCTCAGCCTTCGTCTGGATAACGCGCCACAATAAACGGCACCGTGATCAGGCATCTGATGTGTAG
- a CDS encoding DUF4810 domain-containing protein: MLSHKKIVLLLAATVLAGCASEPKTIYSWDKYQPALYDYYQQDKVSPEQQILSLNESIEKAKAANKPVPPGLYAQLGLLYANTGRDSEARQQFETEKAKFPESAPFMDFLLSKNKGNIK; the protein is encoded by the coding sequence ATGTTATCTCATAAGAAAATTGTCCTGCTACTTGCAGCGACAGTACTGGCTGGTTGTGCGTCCGAGCCGAAAACGATTTACAGCTGGGATAAATATCAGCCTGCACTTTATGATTATTATCAACAGGATAAAGTCAGCCCAGAGCAGCAGATTCTTTCTCTGAATGAATCGATCGAAAAAGCGAAAGCCGCAAATAAACCCGTCCCGCCGGGACTCTATGCTCAACTTGGGTTGCTGTACGCCAATACTGGCCGTGATAGTGAAGCTCGCCAACAGTTTGAAACTGAAAAAGCGAAATTCCCTGAATCAGCACCTTTCATGGACTTCCTGTTGAGTAAAAATAAAGGGAATATTAAATGA
- a CDS encoding WYL domain-containing protein — translation MKGRSWGLERRLQFIDFRLRWNGHINRTDLTSFFGLSIPQASLDIAKYIEIAPYNLVYDRRTKTYTTTPTFSAVYPQNSAQRYLAELLAMKTGVLEADASFIESAPEVGWVHIPLNIYNEQVVEVIASAIREKKAVSMRYQSSSSMDNSPRLISPHALGNDGLRWRVRAYCHTKQQFNDFILTRILNIEGIEPSTIDPTSDYSWHTHLQLILAPNDILPPAHQRALELEYGMTNSELNVSCRLACLHDTLERFCISLTDENNEKDQFFILKNKKDIQTFLERGPHLLHAN, via the coding sequence GTGAAAGGCCGCAGTTGGGGGTTGGAACGTCGCCTTCAGTTCATTGACTTTCGGTTACGGTGGAATGGGCACATAAATCGTACAGATTTAACCTCTTTTTTTGGGTTATCGATCCCCCAGGCATCACTCGACATCGCTAAATATATTGAGATCGCGCCCTATAATCTGGTCTACGATCGGCGCACCAAAACTTACACAACCACGCCAACCTTCTCTGCCGTCTACCCACAAAATTCAGCTCAGCGCTATTTAGCAGAATTATTGGCCATGAAGACGGGCGTACTGGAAGCAGATGCCAGCTTCATTGAGTCAGCACCAGAAGTGGGCTGGGTTCATATCCCGCTCAATATTTACAATGAGCAGGTTGTTGAAGTCATTGCCAGTGCGATTCGTGAAAAAAAGGCGGTGAGCATGCGTTATCAATCCTCATCATCCATGGATAATTCGCCACGGCTCATTTCCCCACATGCTTTAGGCAATGATGGGTTACGGTGGCGAGTACGTGCTTACTGCCATACCAAGCAGCAATTTAATGACTTCATTCTTACGCGAATTCTCAACATTGAAGGTATTGAGCCGTCGACAATCGATCCCACTAGCGATTATTCCTGGCATACCCATCTTCAGTTAATTTTAGCGCCTAACGACATTCTGCCCCCAGCACATCAGCGAGCGTTGGAATTGGAATATGGTATGACCAATAGCGAGTTGAATGTATCCTGCCGTCTGGCGTGCTTACACGACACGCTCGAGCGATTCTGTATCAGCTTAACGGATGAAAATAACGAAAAAGATCAGTTCTTTATATTGAAAAACAAAAAAGATATTCAAACATTTCTGGAGCGTGGCCCTCACCTCCTTCATGCCAATTAA